In Paramormyrops kingsleyae isolate MSU_618 chromosome 5, PKINGS_0.4, whole genome shotgun sequence, one DNA window encodes the following:
- the LOC111845273 gene encoding putative RNA-binding protein Luc7-like 1 has product MSAQAQMRAMLDQLMGTGRDGDSMRQRIKFTDERVCKSHLLDSCPHDILSGTRMDLGECVKVHDLALRADYEIASKQQEYFFELDAAEHLQSFIADCDRRTELAKKRLAETQEEISAEVAAKAERVHELNEEIGKLLARAEQLGGEGNVEEAQQVLEKVEKTRALKREAEDIYRNSMPASSFQQQKLRVCEVCSAYLGLHDNDRRLADHFGGKLHLGFIEIREKLERLRKVVAEKQERMRMRRREERDREEEREREWEMERERERERERERERDRERERRRTRSRSGDRYRDGGSSSAHRSRRHRSSRSREEGAEKDRERRHRHRERHRSHSHSHRSKKKRSSRDRASHPSERNQPQSWERAKDGGFRAGEGWRDEELMERGRSISPEMARGKDCAQRKRSVSPERDRRSSSEERESGEI; this is encoded by the exons GAGATAGCATGCGACAGAGGATCAAGTTTACAGATGAGAgagtgtgtaaaagtcacctGCTGGACTCCTGCCCTCATGACATTCTGTCAGGCACC CGCATGGACCTGGGGGAGTGTGTTAAGGTTCACGACCTGGCGCTAAGGGCAGACTACGAGATCGCCTCCAAGCAACAGGAATACTTCTTTGAGCTCGAC GCCGCGGAGCACCTGCAGTCCTTCATCGCGGATTGCGACAGGAGGACAGAGCTGGCGAAGAAGCGGCTGGCGGAGACGCAGGAGGAGATCAGCGCGGAGGTGGCCGCCAAG GCGGAGCGAGTGCACGAGCTGAACGAGGAGATCGGTAAGCTGCTGGCCCGGGCGGAGCAGCTGGGAGGCGAGGGCAACGTGGAGGAGGCGCAGCAGGTCCTGGAGAAGGTGGAGAAGACCCGGGCCCTGAAGAGGGAGGCGGAG gATATATACAGGAACTCAATGCCGGCTTCCAGTTTCCAGCAGCAGAAGCTCAGGGTGTGTGAGGTCTGCTCTGCCTACCTGGGTCTCCATGACAACGACCGTCGTCTGGCTGACCACTTTGGGGGGAAGCTTCACCTGGGCTTCATCGAGATCCGCGAGAAGCTGGAGAGGCTCAGG AAAGTGGTTGCTGAGAAACAGGAGCGGATGCGAATGAGAAGGAGAGAGGAACGAGATCgggaagaggagagagagagggagtgggAGATGGAACGGGAGCGGGAACGTGAGAGGGAGCGTGAGCGGGAGAGAGACCGAGAAAGGGAGAGGCGGAG AACAAGGTCAAGAAGTGGTGATCGATACAG GGATGGAGGTAGCTCATCAGCACATCGCTCCCGGCGCCATCGCTCCTCTCGTTCGCGAGAGGAGGGGGCTGAGAAGGACAGAGAGAGGAGACATAGACATAGGGAGAGACATCGCTCACACTCTCATTCTCACAGGAGCAAGAAGAAAAG GTCTTCCAGAGACAGAGCGTCACACCCCAGTGAGAGGAATCAGCCACAGTCATGGGAGAGAGCCAAAGATGGAGGATTCCGGGCAGGGGAGGGCTGGAGAGATGAAGAGCTGATGGAACGAGGGCGGTCAATTTCACCTGAGATGGCGAGGGGAAAAGACTGTGCTCAGAGGAAGAGATCTGTCTCTCCGGAGAGAGATAGGCGCTCCAGCTCTGAAGAGAGAGAATCTGGGGAGATCTAG